A window of Campylobacter lari subsp. lari contains these coding sequences:
- a CDS encoding PBECR2 nuclease fold domain-containing protein yields MSIREFLKEKPRESDILAFLQQDNKDKNDYLDELRNDIDKAITQNRNNISIYNIQDQNLTNPLGHISQYKRDLYDYENNQEMNADDLSDYILDKQSQFNASKPIFADDNEVARKSNQFMRDLGDELQKSGRGKLLQDSDGSYWVKDVKGNYAKVQGSLIGDLYRGIRDNGASVALGTAGAIGGGMLGGGVGMVAGGALGASLGAGYDYYGNTKDTNQEANLKEALMLMGENAGLSLVGDAAFAGVAKGARTLKNTYAMAKTGSAVGKDMIDGIAVKGNRVIDKISQKDIPIVGKFSDGGLQNAETIFNNLTKNVENKAQIDELILKENPIYLENGKPTIEILKNLVEQGLNKNNPQFIQDSAKRTSAILKNISNALSGYPTTQRREILLKAAQAYPEIGSFLDDVLKADKDASISFLNIVKEQDEMFKNKTGLSGEFDVKAWQKDNSSYKKRINNEYAQAIKSIDELNNGSIRLSKEDLAKIEEFKNNNFLEQDIKTNISSFLEDAIDKDLSAEQIFNLRSAINKQLATGNKTYNTKEAYRLVKDTLDETMIKNASDKELARKILEDANKNYALKENFNNSYLGKIKDQETPEALAQRIANGARNINEDKDLKRAFEGMNEAERKANEKHVFNALLAKHRIEDIGYDFKSLAKDMDNVEFVSKDLKYAKEVVNVYAKIYQNNKDLIMTALASSGKKTNSAMATTISGVFDRILISGVFARIHALAPFMKSAKEQALRNQILDALKLAKTNKQIIKNLKNIKISNPEQSKIFKDALDNYIKVDKEQNKILKDALIKEGLIKGDNFYMDKPNPKDSSLKFIGKNGKEYIIDKNARSEWMKTFNLKSIDDDYIPNMPNEVKMALKDREIKLTKGSLLKLVERDRIKYIPHIKDTLENPQVVLRDKDDFVFIKNIDNQTYFTSIGKDYETHLTIISNSPKKQNNIRNKMKNAKVVYYNNARALPTSRASSETKQVSFSNGNSTQDKPKENLIEKLKEDRKNKKRVKEKLDEKIKNQKESDEDKWKRFDNFLKENKDYNLDVMGNLDVVTREFILNAKKKTHKGKKADIPDLMRSKIENELNIKPLKEFGKNYAEYYHDGKGALQKLLIEKQGQVAGAFHRKDLGDIDLVWGDGNFGLSHIVNRREEDFIKQGLNKIEAKNKALNFIKEIENIINNGNVKKGNNRAFIDTKNSRVMVALDYKGKDKKWIITAYNFY; encoded by the coding sequence ATGAGCATAAGAGAATTTTTAAAAGAAAAACCAAGAGAAAGTGATATTTTAGCTTTTTTGCAGCAGGATAATAAAGATAAGAATGATTATTTAGATGAGTTAAGAAATGACATAGATAAAGCAATTACACAAAATAGAAATAATATCTCAATATATAACATACAAGACCAAAATCTAACAAATCCACTCGGCCATATTAGTCAATACAAGCGAGATTTGTATGATTATGAAAATAATCAGGAAATGAATGCTGATGATTTAAGTGATTATATTTTAGATAAACAATCTCAATTTAATGCTTCTAAACCTATTTTTGCTGATGATAACGAAGTGGCGAGAAAAAGCAATCAGTTTATGAGAGATTTAGGAGATGAGCTTCAAAAATCCGGAAGAGGAAAACTTTTACAAGATAGCGATGGTTCATATTGGGTTAAAGATGTAAAAGGTAATTATGCTAAGGTTCAAGGAAGCCTAATAGGTGACTTATATCGTGGGATTAGAGATAATGGTGCTAGTGTAGCACTAGGAACAGCAGGTGCAATTGGCGGTGGTATGTTAGGTGGTGGAGTTGGTATGGTCGCTGGGGGTGCATTAGGTGCATCTTTAGGAGCTGGATATGATTATTATGGGAACACAAAAGATACAAATCAGGAAGCAAATTTAAAAGAAGCTCTTATGCTTATGGGGGAAAATGCTGGACTTTCTTTAGTTGGAGATGCAGCTTTCGCCGGAGTAGCTAAAGGTGCAAGAACTTTAAAAAATACATACGCTATGGCAAAAACAGGGTCAGCTGTCGGCAAAGATATGATAGATGGGATAGCTGTTAAGGGAAATAGAGTTATTGATAAAATCAGTCAAAAAGATATTCCCATAGTTGGCAAGTTTAGTGATGGTGGCTTGCAAAATGCTGAAACAATTTTTAACAATCTTACAAAAAATGTGGAAAATAAAGCCCAAATTGATGAATTAATATTAAAAGAAAACCCAATATACTTAGAAAATGGAAAACCTACAATAGAAATATTAAAAAACCTTGTTGAGCAAGGACTTAACAAAAACAATCCGCAATTTATACAAGATAGTGCTAAAAGAACAAGTGCTATTTTAAAAAATATTTCTAATGCTTTGTCGGGTTACCCCACTACACAAAGAAGAGAAATACTACTAAAAGCAGCACAAGCGTATCCTGAAATAGGTAGTTTTTTAGATGATGTTTTAAAAGCTGATAAAGATGCTAGCATTTCTTTTTTAAACATAGTTAAAGAACAAGATGAGATGTTTAAGAATAAAACTGGTTTAAGTGGGGAGTTTGATGTTAAGGCTTGGCAAAAAGATAATAGCTCTTATAAAAAAAGAATTAATAATGAATATGCTCAAGCTATAAAAAGTATAGATGAGCTTAACAACGGCTCAATAAGGTTAAGCAAAGAAGATTTAGCAAAGATTGAAGAGTTTAAAAACAACAATTTTTTAGAGCAAGATATAAAAACAAATATTAGTAGCTTTCTAGAAGATGCTATTGATAAAGACTTAAGTGCTGAGCAAATATTTAACTTAAGAAGTGCTATAAATAAGCAATTAGCCACAGGAAACAAGACATATAATACTAAAGAAGCTTATAGACTAGTAAAAGATACTTTAGATGAAACTATGATAAAAAATGCAAGTGATAAAGAACTAGCAAGGAAGATTTTAGAAGATGCTAATAAAAACTATGCGTTAAAAGAAAATTTTAATAATAGTTATCTAGGAAAAATAAAAGACCAAGAAACGCCCGAAGCGCTCGCACAAAGAATAGCTAATGGTGCTAGAAATATCAATGAAGATAAGGATTTAAAAAGAGCTTTTGAAGGTATGAATGAAGCAGAGCGAAAAGCAAATGAAAAACATGTTTTTAATGCATTACTAGCAAAACATAGAATTGAAGATATAGGATATGATTTTAAGAGCCTAGCAAAAGATATGGATAATGTAGAATTTGTAAGTAAAGACTTAAAATATGCAAAAGAAGTAGTAAATGTTTATGCAAAAATTTATCAAAACAATAAAGACTTAATAATGACGGCTTTAGCTAGTAGTGGCAAAAAAACAAATTCTGCAATGGCTACAACAATAAGTGGTGTTTTTGATAGAATATTAATAAGCGGTGTTTTTGCTAGAATACATGCTTTAGCTCCTTTTATGAAAAGTGCTAAAGAGCAAGCGTTAAGAAATCAAATATTAGATGCATTAAAACTTGCTAAAACCAACAAGCAGATTATAAAAAATCTCAAAAACATAAAAATATCAAATCCAGAACAAAGTAAAATCTTTAAAGATGCTTTGGATAATTATATTAAAGTAGATAAAGAGCAAAATAAAATATTAAAAGATGCACTAATAAAAGAAGGGCTTATCAAAGGCGATAATTTTTATATGGATAAGCCTAATCCTAAGGATAGTTCTTTAAAATTTATAGGCAAAAATGGTAAAGAATATATTATAGATAAAAATGCCAGAAGCGAATGGATGAAAACTTTTAATCTTAAAAGTATTGATGATGATTATATCCCTAATATGCCAAATGAAGTAAAAATGGCTTTAAAAGATAGAGAAATAAAGCTTACTAAGGGGAGTTTGTTAAAACTAGTTGAAAGAGATAGAATTAAATATATACCACATATAAAAGATACTTTAGAAAATCCACAAGTAGTCTTAAGAGATAAGGATGATTTTGTATTTATTAAAAACATAGATAACCAAACTTATTTTACAAGCATAGGTAAAGATTATGAAACGCATTTAACTATAATTAGCAATTCGCCTAAAAAGCAAAATAATATAAGAAATAAAATGAAAAATGCTAAAGTAGTGTATTATAATAATGCGAGAGCCTTACCGACATCTAGGGCATCTTCAGAGACAAAACAAGTGTCGTTCTCTAATGGAAATTCTACCCAAGATAAGCCTAAAGAAAACTTAATTGAGAAATTAAAGGAGGATAGGAAAAACAAGAAAAGAGTTAAAGAAAAACTTGATGAAAAAATTAAAAATCAAAAAGAGAGCGATGAGGATAAATGGAAAAGATTTGATAATTTTTTAAAAGAGAATAAAGACTATAATCTTGATGTTATGGGTAATTTAGATGTTGTCACTAGAGAATTTATACTCAATGCTAAAAAAAAGACACATAAGGGCAAAAAAGCTGATATACCTGATCTAATGCGTTCTAAAATAGAAAATGAATTAAACATCAAGCCTTTAAAAGAATTTGGAAAAAATTACGCAGAGTATTACCATGATGGAAAGGGTGCTTTGCAAAAATTACTCATTGAAAAACAAGGACAAGTAGCAGGTGCCTTTCATAGAAAAGACTTAGGGGATATTGATTTGGTTTGGGGAGATGGTAACTTTGGATTAAGTCATATTGTTAATCGAAGAGAAGAAGATTTTATTAAGCAAGGGCTAAATAAAATAGAAGCAAAAAATAAAGCTTTAAATTTTATAAAAGAAATAGAAAATATTATAAATAATGGAAATGTAAAAAAGGGTAATAATAGAGCTTTTATTGATACTAAGAATAGTAGAGTTATGGTAGCACTTGATTATAAAGGTAAAGATAAAAAGTGGATTATAACTGCATATAATTTTTATTAA
- a CDS encoding SU10 major capsid protein, with amino-acid sequence MALSSMDFTPPATQNVKLKPSVYEKIIQIGASETPLLNKIGTSSVTSPLLHSWLTDTLADPKKNANLELSKFNGETKNTTQKTSNATQIFITEVSVTTALMKAKQYGGNEMEYQVGKKTKEHKRDIEYALFGLGRDDDAKVSVFKEHIQAQNGVSGEMAGLFHYIAKGQTNFRDGKRGNVLAFDEAKDWSGTPSLLTEDKLSQILQSIWDSGATPKDVFLGASLKPAINKLATRIFGNEKNLVGNVMSLETDFGTINFHLHRLLSPKYGLGDVLIAGDFEFMKHGLYIPTFIEDVPTDATAKAKRFYTQSTLEVRNADAFAIGVGLSSVEGGALKLKK; translated from the coding sequence ATGGCTTTGTCATCTATGGACTTTACCCCACCAGCAACACAAAATGTTAAATTAAAACCTAGTGTATATGAAAAGATTATACAAATAGGTGCAAGCGAGACACCACTTTTAAACAAAATAGGCACATCAAGTGTTACAAGCCCACTGTTACATTCTTGGCTTACAGACACATTAGCAGATCCAAAGAAAAATGCTAATTTGGAATTAAGTAAATTTAATGGCGAAACAAAAAACACAACTCAAAAAACATCTAATGCAACACAAATTTTTATTACAGAAGTTTCAGTTACCACAGCTTTAATGAAGGCTAAACAATATGGCGGTAATGAGATGGAATATCAAGTTGGTAAAAAGACAAAAGAGCATAAAAGAGATATAGAATATGCTTTGTTTGGATTAGGTCGTGATGATGATGCAAAAGTGTCAGTGTTTAAAGAGCATATTCAAGCGCAAAATGGCGTAAGTGGAGAAATGGCAGGGTTGTTTCACTATATAGCAAAAGGACAAACAAACTTTAGAGATGGAAAAAGAGGCAATGTATTAGCATTTGATGAAGCAAAAGATTGGAGCGGAACTCCTAGCTTGCTTACTGAAGATAAATTAAGTCAAATTTTACAAAGCATTTGGGATAGTGGTGCCACACCTAAAGATGTATTTTTAGGAGCTAGTTTAAAACCGGCTATTAATAAACTCGCTACTAGGATTTTTGGAAATGAGAAAAATCTAGTTGGAAATGTTATGAGTCTTGAGACAGATTTTGGAACAATCAATTTTCACTTACATAGACTATTAAGCCCTAAATATGGATTAGGTGATGTTTTAATAGCAGGTGATTTTGAGTTTATGAAACACGGGCTTTACATTCCTACTTTTATTGAAGATGTACCTACTGATGCAACAGCAAAAGCAAAAAGATTTTACACTCAAAGCACATTAGAAGTAAGAAATGCTGATGCATTTGCTATAGGTGTTGGGCTTAGTAGTGTAGAAGGTGGAGCTTTAAAGCTTAAAAAATGA
- a CDS encoding portal protein, with translation MRNKEEKITYLVKLISESKNAYEKYKPYFSALQDAYLLKNEKKEIYEKRNKSCIFIPKINAKIKYLITALNDVYFNSERMADIESYINSDEQIIAMWQRALDFYTGEINLFKLFQPLFLDVLTTGTSIAKVTWHKGMPRIERVGIDEVYFDPNALNNDDISFIVNEIYLSHAQIKQRQKLGFYQKTNIDVHFDKNEEFKKVKLYDIYVKKDDDKWVVSTLLEEELLRDDVVLEDGQPFVWGSMLPQLKTIDNEEYVCAYGEPVMSSALSLQKEINITRNLLIDAMRSALNPKIILQKSAGVSREDLETVGKPIYLTEPSSVGFLPTPNISSSGVNLELLESEITEVTGVSPQNNGAQTAQNETATEISIKAQEGGRRSADYIRSYNETFVEPLFDRFAKLVFKYGNDEFFNGFTREDIPSFRFNIQTGTGAMNKEVRRAGLQASMQVFSQLYQMYMSIGDMQSAYGIVKANEELVKELLPILGIKNVNSLFAFNKGMQ, from the coding sequence ATGAGAAATAAAGAAGAAAAAATTACATATTTAGTAAAACTTATAAGTGAAAGTAAAAATGCTTATGAAAAATACAAGCCTTATTTTTCTGCCTTGCAAGATGCATATTTATTAAAAAATGAAAAAAAAGAAATTTATGAAAAAAGAAACAAATCTTGCATCTTTATACCAAAGATTAATGCAAAAATTAAATATTTAATAACTGCTTTAAATGATGTGTATTTTAACAGTGAGAGAATGGCAGATATTGAAAGTTATATTAATTCAGATGAGCAAATTATAGCTATGTGGCAAAGAGCTTTAGATTTTTATACAGGAGAAATTAATTTATTTAAGCTCTTTCAACCTTTATTTTTAGATGTTTTAACAACAGGAACATCTATAGCAAAAGTAACTTGGCACAAGGGTATGCCTCGTATTGAAAGAGTTGGTATAGATGAGGTTTATTTTGATCCAAATGCTTTAAATAATGATGATATTAGTTTTATCGTAAATGAGATTTATCTTTCACACGCACAAATTAAGCAAAGGCAAAAATTAGGATTTTATCAAAAGACAAATATAGATGTGCATTTTGACAAAAATGAAGAGTTTAAAAAGGTTAAGTTATATGATATTTATGTGAAAAAAGATGATGATAAATGGGTTGTTTCAACACTTTTAGAAGAGGAATTGCTACGCGATGATGTGGTTTTAGAAGATGGACAGCCTTTTGTTTGGGGGTCAATGCTTCCACAATTAAAAACAATAGACAATGAAGAATATGTGTGTGCTTATGGCGAGCCTGTTATGTCAAGCGCATTGTCTTTACAAAAGGAAATAAATATTACAAGAAATCTTTTAATAGATGCAATGAGAAGTGCATTAAACCCAAAAATAATACTTCAAAAATCTGCCGGAGTTTCAAGAGAAGACTTAGAGACTGTTGGTAAGCCAATATATCTTACAGAGCCTTCAAGTGTTGGTTTTTTACCAACACCGAATATAAGTAGCTCGGGAGTTAATTTAGAACTCTTAGAGAGTGAAATCACAGAGGTTACGGGTGTTAGCCCACAAAATAACGGCGCGCAAACTGCACAAAATGAAACTGCTACTGAAATTAGCATAAAAGCACAAGAAGGTGGTCGAAGAAGTGCTGATTATATTAGATCATATAATGAGACTTTTGTAGAGCCTTTGTTTGATAGATTTGCAAAACTAGTATTTAAGTATGGAAATGATGAATTTTTTAATGGGTTTACAAGAGAGGATATACCTAGTTTTAGATTTAATATACAAACAGGTACTGGAGCTATGAATAAAGAAGTTAGAAGGGCAGGACTTCAAGCAAGTATGCAAGTATTTTCACAACTTTATCAAATGTATATGAGTATAGGTGATATGCAAAGTGCATATGGAATTGTTAAAGCTAATGAAGAGTTAGTTAAAGAACTTTTGCCTATTTTGGGGATAAAAAATGTCAATTCTTTATTTGCTTTCAACAAGGGTATGCAATGA
- a CDS encoding Rha family transcriptional regulator — protein sequence MEKLAVINGVGVELEVANDQVTTTSLSVAAVFNKRHDNIIAKINELPQDEFNALNFKAVEYKDKKGELRPCYNLTRDGFSLLVMGFTGEKAYKFKVEFIKAFNEMEKCLKNLEQEQMQKLAFRQSLGYKSQLKQQKLKYENEIKALKYDLEHKNELSFKRKLSDEELLELRKFLAKDYEIVCFKKWEYMLFAESISRKNYKLDKANGFCIYKSIEEKFNSRLDYYKHYDEYEEKWGNLLRR from the coding sequence ATGGAAAAATTAGCTGTAATTAATGGCGTAGGTGTAGAGTTGGAGGTAGCCAACGACCAAGTAACGACTACCTCTTTAAGTGTGGCGGCGGTTTTTAATAAACGCCACGATAATATTATAGCAAAAATTAATGAATTACCACAAGATGAGTTTAACGCCCTTAATTTTAAGGCGGTTGAATATAAAGATAAAAAAGGCGAGTTAAGACCTTGCTACAACCTAACTCGTGATGGTTTTTCTTTACTTGTTATGGGTTTTACAGGCGAAAAAGCCTATAAATTCAAAGTTGAGTTTATCAAAGCTTTTAATGAAATGGAAAAATGCTTAAAAAACTTAGAACAAGAGCAAATGCAAAAACTAGCTTTTAGACAAAGCTTAGGTTACAAATCTCAACTTAAACAGCAAAAGCTAAAATATGAAAATGAGATTAAAGCTTTAAAGTATGATTTAGAACATAAAAACGAGTTAAGCTTTAAAAGAAAACTTAGCGATGAAGAATTATTAGAGCTTAGGAAATTTCTAGCAAAAGATTATGAAATAGTTTGTTTTAAAAAATGGGAGTATATGTTATTTGCTGAAAGCATTTCAAGAAAAAACTATAAACTAGACAAAGCAAATGGTTTTTGTATTTATAAAAGTATAGAAGAAAAGTTTAATTCTAGGCTTGATTATTATAAACATTATGATGAATATGAAGAAAAGTGGGGTAACTTATTAAGAAGGTAA